The following nucleotide sequence is from Candidatus Rokuibacteriota bacterium.
GCCTCTCGCACGAACACCGTGTTCTCGATCCCAATGCTCTTCATGATGGGCGCGGCCTTCCACCTGCCCATGCCGATGCCCGGCTCCGGCGCGGCATTCTGGCTGATCGCGCTGATCATCATCGCGCTCGTCGAGTGGAATTGCCTCGCGATGGCCCCCGGTAAGCCCACGACCAAGCCCCTCGGCACCGTCAAGGGCACGCTCTGGTTCGGCTTCATCCTGACGGCGGTCTTCTATCTGCTCTTCGAGGTGATGAAGAAGGGCGGGTAGGCAGCAAGAAGGGACGCGACTCACAGGCCGGGCGGGGCGTGATGCCCCGCCCGGCCTTCGTCTGTCAGCCCCGAAGATCCTCGAGCAGCTGCGCCTTGCTCTCGGCCGGGAGCTCGACGCGCGCGCGCACGGCGGGGTGGTCCACCACCAGATGGACGGGCGAGCTCGCGAAGGCACGGACAGCCTCGGGCGGGAACGCGAAGCGGACGAAGTGGACGGCTGAGAGCTTGCCCTTCTCCTCGTCGGAGTGCCCGGCCTCGAACTCGCCCGGGACGGCGAACTCCTTGCCCACCTGGATCCAGACCGTCGGCCCCACGTCGATGCCCCCCGCGTCGATACCCCCCGCGTCGATACCAATGAACCGGTCGAGCACGGCCTGGATCTGGTCCTTGTCGGTGATCTCGATGAAGAGCGTGGCGCTGAGCTCGCCCGGGCCCGGGAGGAGGGCGTTGTAGACGTCGAGCTCGTCCTGGACGCGGGCGTCGTCCGTGATCCGTTCGACGCGGCACATCTCCTGGATCTGGAAGAGCACGGTGTCGCGGTTCTCGAAGACGAAGCTCAGGTGCTCGCCCACAGGCACCCGGCGCATCCGCTTGAGATCGATCACCCTCCCCCGCATTTCGGCGCGCACCTTCTCGTAATCGAAGAAGTTCAGGACGTCCTTCAGTTGGATCTTGTCATGCCCCGCCGGGCTCATGGTTCTTCGATTCCGTAGGCGTCGGCGAGGACCTGGATCGGGTGCCGGGCTGGGAGCCCCGTGCCTTGCTTGATCTGGAGCGCCGCCAGCGGACAGTCCGTCGCGACACAATCCGCGCCGGCCTCTCGCACGCCTTTGAAGAGTGGCTCGGCCAGCTTCATGGACAGCTGGAAGTATTCTTTCTTCATTCCCCACGTGCCGTCGACGGCGGAGCATTTCTCTATGGTCTCGACCTCCGCGCCCGTCAGACGCAGCACGTCGGCCGACTTCGTGCCCATGTTCTGCGCCTTCAGGTGACAGGGCAGCTGGTAGGCGATCTTCCTCGGAGGATTCGGGAACCGCGTATCGAGCTGGCCGGCGGCGTGGAGCCCTGCTAAGTACTCGAAGAGATCGCGCGTGTGGCCGGCGACCAGGTTGGCGTCCTCGGAGCCGTCGAGCCACGGGTACTCCTGCTTGAGCATGTAGGAACAGGTCGGCCCCGGCACCACGATCTCGCGTCCCTGCCTGACGGCCTCAGCCAGCGACTTGACGTTGTCGGCGATGAGACCCTTCGCCTCCTTCACCGCCCCGCCGTCGAGGTACGGCATGCCGCAGCAGCGCTGCGCCGGCAGCGAGACGTCCACCCCGTTTCGCTCGAGCACGGCGACGGCGGCCTTGCCCGTCGCGGGGTCATTGAACTCGACGGAGCACGTGGCGAAGAGCGCCACCCGAGCCCGAG
It contains:
- a CDS encoding DUF3501 family protein; its protein translation is MSPAGHDKIQLKDVLNFFDYEKVRAEMRGRVIDLKRMRRVPVGEHLSFVFENRDTVLFQIQEMCRVERITDDARVQDELDVYNALLPGPGELSATLFIEITDKDQIQAVLDRFIGIDAGGIDAGGIDVGPTVWIQVGKEFAVPGEFEAGHSDEEKGKLSAVHFVRFAFPPEAVRAFASSPVHLVVDHPAVRARVELPAESKAQLLEDLRG
- a CDS encoding anaerobic glycerol-3-phosphate dehydrogenase subunit C; amino-acid sequence: MTLDIRQPGFWNLELVDHELRRVYDICSGCRRCLPLCPSFKVMFDRLDTEAVDGDVLKLPAKDIKEVVDLCYQCKLCYNHCPYTPPHRWQVDFPRLMLRSRSAEARQKGVTLQDRFLGNTELVGRLGSLTAPLSNWASSLPPQRALMQAVVGIHKDRQLPPFHRETFSAWFDRRRSPSFQPRARVALFATCSVEFNDPATGKAAVAVLERNGVDVSLPAQRCCGMPYLDGGAVKEAKGLIADNVKSLAEAVRQGREIVVPGPTCSYMLKQEYPWLDGSEDANLVAGHTRDLFEYLAGLHAAGQLDTRFPNPPRKIAYQLPCHLKAQNMGTKSADVLRLTGAEVETIEKCSAVDGTWGMKKEYFQLSMKLAEPLFKGVREAGADCVATDCPLAALQIKQGTGLPARHPIQVLADAYGIEEP